A single region of the Oryzias melastigma strain HK-1 linkage group LG23, ASM292280v2, whole genome shotgun sequence genome encodes:
- the tbc1d30 gene encoding TBC1 domain family member 30 isoform X3, with the protein MAQDQTNERAGVDTRLKFTIEPSLGKNGFQQWYDALKAVARLPTGVPKEWRKRVWLTLADQYLHSISIDWDKTLRFAFNERSNPDDDSLGIQIVKDLHRTGCSSYCGQEGEQDRVVLKRVLLAFARWNKTVGYCQGFNVLAALILEVTEGSESDALKVMIYLIDKVLPESYFANNLRALSVDMAVFRDLLRLKLPRLSQHLHHLQKTANREAGGSYEPPLTNVFTMQWFLTMFATCLPPHTVLRIWDSVFFEGSEVLFRVALAIWERLGERIEDCQTADEFYSTMGGLTQEMLEQNLIDATELMQEVYSMAAFPFPQLAELREKYTYNITPFPTSVKPNGSGGLGGWDSDDDVDMDDEDSMVTALGCLGPLGGLLAPELQRYQKHLKDQRAENGSIAELSPGAVGAGTGGGGGAKAEHQSTINSMMMERMSTDIYALKKQYSRIKRRQQAQTMHLYIGTGAGPNLATSQRVPQKDSNSQSDGSERQADEKCPATRVLASQLNPSSAVVNHLLLGRKPRSAPRSCRLTSASLATLPGSGPASLPRSPGSPSRKRCSSLLSNSTGSPGSSRGGPRSPWRAYVRQHRKNISRARAQLGFGDSEEREEEEEQREGSDSPDDCANEKVGVEEVVVQMDSLDLKNEDDSAPPPKPAEPDIPLLPPPPPPHKHEESSSSPETSRPPTPPPASSCVPPSPSFSPPLTSTPSPDSTPRLPSSSSANGFSPLSPPPSSLYKSCSPSTPSLCSASSSRSNISSSASTPALSAAPAVRQQVFCPFPSVKQPRKSQAARNLGLYGPTSRTPAVRFPQLSRGPTRSSGAGTTGRR; encoded by the exons ATGGCGCAGGACCAAACCAACGAGCGCGCAG GAGTTGACACGAGGTTGAAGTTCACAATCGAGCCGTCGCTGGGAAAGAACGGATTCCAGCAG TGGTACGACGCTCTCAAAGCCGTGGCCAGACTTCCCACTGGAGTGCCGAAGGAATGGAGGAAAAGA GTCTGGCTGACGCTGGCAGACCAGTACCTCCACAGCATCTCCATCGACTGGGACAAGACGCTGCGCTTCGCCTTCAACGAGCGCAGCAACCCAGACGACGACTCGCTCGGCATCCAGATCGTCAAG GATCTGCACCGGACCGGCTGCAGTTCCTACTGCGGCCAGGAGGGGGAGCAGGACCGGGTGGTGCTGAAGCGAGTTCTGCTGGCGTTCGCCCGCTGGAATAAAACCGTGGGTTACTGCCAGGGCTTCAACGTGCTGGCCGCCCTGATTCTGGAGGTGACGGAGGGCAGCGAGAGCGACGCCCTGAAG GTGATGATCTACCTGATTGACAAAGTTCTGCCTGAAAGTTACTTTGCCAACAACCTGCGAGCGTTATCAG TGGACATGGCGGTGTTCAGAGACCTGCTGCGCCTGAAGCTGCCCCGCCTGTCGCAGCACCTCCACCACCTTCAGAAAACAGCCAACAGGGAAGCTGGAG GCAGCTACGAGCCGCCTCTCACCAACGTTTTCACTATGCAGTGGTTTCTCACCATGTTCGCCACCTGCCTGCCGCCTCACACCGTCCTGAGGATCTGGGACTCGGTTTTCTTCGAGGGTTCGGAGGTTCTGTTCCGGGTCGCCCTCGCCATCTGGGAGAGGCTTGGAGA GCGGATCGAGGACTGTCAGACTGCAGACGAGTTCTACAGCACCATGGGGGGCCTCACGCAGGAGATGCTGGAGCAGAACCTGATCGACGCCACAGAACTCATGCAG GAGGTTTACTCCATGGCGGCGTTTCCTTTCCCCCAGCTGGCCGAGCTGCGGGAGAAATACACGTACAACATCACTCCGTTCCCGACCTCCGTGAAGCCCAACGGCAG CGGCGGTCTGGGCGGCTGGGACAGCGATGACGACGTGGACATGGACGATGAAGACTCCATGGTGACGGCGCTCGGCTGTCTGGGGCCCCTGGGGGGTCTGCTGGCCCCCGAACTGCAGAGATACCAGAAACACCTGAAAG ATCAGAGAGCCGAGAACGGGAGCATCGCCGAGCTGAGCCCCGGCGCGGTGGGGGCTGGAACGGgcggagggggcggagccaaggCGGAGCATCAGTCCACCATCAACAGCATGATGATGGAGAGGATGAGCACTGACATCTACGCCCTCAAGAAGCAATACTCGCGCATCAAGAGGCGGCAGCAGGCGCAGACCATGCACCTCTACATCGGGACAG GAGCTGGACCCAATCTGGCCACGAGTCAGCGGGTTCCGCAGAAGGACTCGAACTCTCAGAGCGACGGTTCTGAGCGCCAAGCTGACG AAAAGTGTCCAGCGACCCGTGTCTTGGCCTCCCAGCTCAACCCCTCCAGCGCGGTGGTCAACCACCTCCTCCTGGGCCGGAAGCCTCGCTCCGCTCCTCGCAGCTGCAGGTTGACGTCCGCCAGCCTCGCCACGCTCCCCGGGTCCGGCCCCGCCTCCCTGCCCCGCAGCCCCGGGTCTCCGTCACGTAAACGCTGCAGCTCGCTCCTCTCCAACAGCACCGGATCCCCGGGCAGCTCCAGAGGAGGCCCGCGTTCTCCGTGGCGAGCTTACGTCCGACAGCACCGGAAGAACATCAGCCGAGCTCGCGCTCAGCTGGGGTTCGGGGATTCGGAGGAgcgcgaggaggaggaggagcagagggaggGCAGTGACTCTCCTGACGACTGTGCAAATGAGAAGGTGGgggtggaggaggtggtggtcCAGATGGACTCCCTGGATTTGAAAAACGAAGATGACTCCGCCCCTCCTCCCAAACCGGCAGAACCCGACATTCCTCTCCTCCCACCTCCTCCGCCCCCACACAAACACGAGGAGTCCTCCTCCAGTCCAGAAACCTCCAGACCGCCGACGCCTCCTCCCGCCTCCTCCTGCGTCCCTCCTTCTCCGTCCTTCTCTCCTCCCCTCACCTCCACGCCGTCACCGGACTCCACGCCCCgcctcccctcctcctcttcagccAATGGCTTCTCccctctctctcctcctccttcctctctcTACAAGTCTTGCTCGCCCTCCACCCCCTCCCtttgctccgcctcctcctccagaTCCAACATCTCGTCGTCCGCGTCGACCCCCGCCCTCTCCGCCGCCCCCGCCGTCCGGCAGCAGGTCTTCTGCCCGTTCCCGAGCGTCAAGCAGCCCAGGAAGTCTCAGGCGGCGCGGAACCTGGGCCTGTATGGACCCACGTCCAGAACCCCGGCGGTGCGGTTCCCCCAGCTGAGCCGCGGCCCGACCCGCAGCAGTGGCGCCGGGACCACCGGCCGGCGCTGA
- the tbc1d30 gene encoding TBC1 domain family member 30 isoform X5: protein MRQERPPAGRRPRAGARQRGSGGVGSIISSVLRKRNGISRSAPRLLCTLEPGVDTRLKFTIEPSLGKNGFQQWYDALKAVARLPTGVPKEWRKRVWLTLADQYLHSISIDWDKTLRFAFNERSNPDDDSLGIQIVKDLHRTGCSSYCGQEGEQDRVVLKRVLLAFARWNKTVGYCQGFNVLAALILEVTEGSESDALKVMIYLIDKVLPESYFANNLRALSVDMAVFRDLLRLKLPRLSQHLHHLQKTANREAGGSYEPPLTNVFTMQWFLTMFATCLPPHTVLRIWDSVFFEGSEVLFRVALAIWERLGERIEDCQTADEFYSTMGGLTQEMLEQNLIDATELMQEVYSMAAFPFPQLAELREKYTYNITPFPTSVKPNGSGGLGGWDSDDDVDMDDEDSMVTALGCLGPLGGLLAPELQRYQKHLKDQRAENGSIAELSPGAVGAGTGGGGGAKAEHQSTINSMMMERMSTDIYALKKQYSRIKRRQQAQTMHLYIGTEKCPATRVLASQLNPSSAVVNHLLLGRKPRSAPRSCRLTSASLATLPGSGPASLPRSPGSPSRKRCSSLLSNSTGSPGSSRGGPRSPWRAYVRQHRKNISRARAQLGFGDSEEREEEEEQREGSDSPDDCANEKVGVEEVVVQMDSLDLKNEDDSAPPPKPAEPDIPLLPPPPPPHKHEESSSSPETSRPPTPPPASSCVPPSPSFSPPLTSTPSPDSTPRLPSSSSANGFSPLSPPPSSLYKSCSPSTPSLCSASSSRSNISSSASTPALSAAPAVRQQVFCPFPSVKQPRKSQAARNLGLYGPTSRTPAVRFPQLSRGPTRSSGAGTTGRR, encoded by the exons ATGCGGCAAGAGCGTCCCCCCGCCGGCAGGAGGCCGAGGGCGGGCGCGAGGCAGCGGGGGTCGGGCGGCGTCGGCAGCATCATCAGCAGCGTCCTGAGGAAGCGGAACGGGATCTCCAGGAGCGCCCCCCGGCTGCTCTGCACCTTAGAGCCAG GAGTTGACACGAGGTTGAAGTTCACAATCGAGCCGTCGCTGGGAAAGAACGGATTCCAGCAG TGGTACGACGCTCTCAAAGCCGTGGCCAGACTTCCCACTGGAGTGCCGAAGGAATGGAGGAAAAGA GTCTGGCTGACGCTGGCAGACCAGTACCTCCACAGCATCTCCATCGACTGGGACAAGACGCTGCGCTTCGCCTTCAACGAGCGCAGCAACCCAGACGACGACTCGCTCGGCATCCAGATCGTCAAG GATCTGCACCGGACCGGCTGCAGTTCCTACTGCGGCCAGGAGGGGGAGCAGGACCGGGTGGTGCTGAAGCGAGTTCTGCTGGCGTTCGCCCGCTGGAATAAAACCGTGGGTTACTGCCAGGGCTTCAACGTGCTGGCCGCCCTGATTCTGGAGGTGACGGAGGGCAGCGAGAGCGACGCCCTGAAG GTGATGATCTACCTGATTGACAAAGTTCTGCCTGAAAGTTACTTTGCCAACAACCTGCGAGCGTTATCAG TGGACATGGCGGTGTTCAGAGACCTGCTGCGCCTGAAGCTGCCCCGCCTGTCGCAGCACCTCCACCACCTTCAGAAAACAGCCAACAGGGAAGCTGGAG GCAGCTACGAGCCGCCTCTCACCAACGTTTTCACTATGCAGTGGTTTCTCACCATGTTCGCCACCTGCCTGCCGCCTCACACCGTCCTGAGGATCTGGGACTCGGTTTTCTTCGAGGGTTCGGAGGTTCTGTTCCGGGTCGCCCTCGCCATCTGGGAGAGGCTTGGAGA GCGGATCGAGGACTGTCAGACTGCAGACGAGTTCTACAGCACCATGGGGGGCCTCACGCAGGAGATGCTGGAGCAGAACCTGATCGACGCCACAGAACTCATGCAG GAGGTTTACTCCATGGCGGCGTTTCCTTTCCCCCAGCTGGCCGAGCTGCGGGAGAAATACACGTACAACATCACTCCGTTCCCGACCTCCGTGAAGCCCAACGGCAG CGGCGGTCTGGGCGGCTGGGACAGCGATGACGACGTGGACATGGACGATGAAGACTCCATGGTGACGGCGCTCGGCTGTCTGGGGCCCCTGGGGGGTCTGCTGGCCCCCGAACTGCAGAGATACCAGAAACACCTGAAAG ATCAGAGAGCCGAGAACGGGAGCATCGCCGAGCTGAGCCCCGGCGCGGTGGGGGCTGGAACGGgcggagggggcggagccaaggCGGAGCATCAGTCCACCATCAACAGCATGATGATGGAGAGGATGAGCACTGACATCTACGCCCTCAAGAAGCAATACTCGCGCATCAAGAGGCGGCAGCAGGCGCAGACCATGCACCTCTACATCGGGACAG AAAAGTGTCCAGCGACCCGTGTCTTGGCCTCCCAGCTCAACCCCTCCAGCGCGGTGGTCAACCACCTCCTCCTGGGCCGGAAGCCTCGCTCCGCTCCTCGCAGCTGCAGGTTGACGTCCGCCAGCCTCGCCACGCTCCCCGGGTCCGGCCCCGCCTCCCTGCCCCGCAGCCCCGGGTCTCCGTCACGTAAACGCTGCAGCTCGCTCCTCTCCAACAGCACCGGATCCCCGGGCAGCTCCAGAGGAGGCCCGCGTTCTCCGTGGCGAGCTTACGTCCGACAGCACCGGAAGAACATCAGCCGAGCTCGCGCTCAGCTGGGGTTCGGGGATTCGGAGGAgcgcgaggaggaggaggagcagagggaggGCAGTGACTCTCCTGACGACTGTGCAAATGAGAAGGTGGgggtggaggaggtggtggtcCAGATGGACTCCCTGGATTTGAAAAACGAAGATGACTCCGCCCCTCCTCCCAAACCGGCAGAACCCGACATTCCTCTCCTCCCACCTCCTCCGCCCCCACACAAACACGAGGAGTCCTCCTCCAGTCCAGAAACCTCCAGACCGCCGACGCCTCCTCCCGCCTCCTCCTGCGTCCCTCCTTCTCCGTCCTTCTCTCCTCCCCTCACCTCCACGCCGTCACCGGACTCCACGCCCCgcctcccctcctcctcttcagccAATGGCTTCTCccctctctctcctcctccttcctctctcTACAAGTCTTGCTCGCCCTCCACCCCCTCCCtttgctccgcctcctcctccagaTCCAACATCTCGTCGTCCGCGTCGACCCCCGCCCTCTCCGCCGCCCCCGCCGTCCGGCAGCAGGTCTTCTGCCCGTTCCCGAGCGTCAAGCAGCCCAGGAAGTCTCAGGCGGCGCGGAACCTGGGCCTGTATGGACCCACGTCCAGAACCCCGGCGGTGCGGTTCCCCCAGCTGAGCCGCGGCCCGACCCGCAGCAGTGGCGCCGGGACCACCGGCCGGCGCTGA